The following nucleotide sequence is from Juglans microcarpa x Juglans regia isolate MS1-56 chromosome 6D, Jm3101_v1.0, whole genome shotgun sequence.
taaaatcactattatatataaataaaaaataaaattactataatatttatcactattatatatataaaaataaaatcattataatatttatcactattatatatataaaaataaaatcattataatatttatcacgattatatataaataaaaaataaaatcactataagatttatcactattaaatataaataaaaaataaaattactataatatttatcactattaaatataaataaaaaataaaatcactatgaTATTTATCattgttaaatataaataaaaaataaaattactatgaTATTTATCactgttaaatatatataaaaaataaaatcactataatatataaataaaaaataaaattactataatatttatcactattatatataaataaaaaataaaatcactataatatttatcactattaaatataactaaaaaataaaatcactataatatataaataaaaaataaaattactataatatttatcactattatatatataaaaataaaatcattataatatttatcactattatatataaataaaaaataaaatcactataatattgatcactattatatataaataaaagataaaatcactataatatttatcattattaaatataaataaaaaaataaaatcactattatatataaataaaaaataaaattactataatatttatcactattatatatatataaataaaatcattataatatttatcactattatatataaaaaaataaaatcattataatatttatcacgattatatataaataaaaaataaaatcactataagatttatcactattaaatataaataaaaaataaaattactataatatttatcactattaaatataaataaaaaataaaatcactatgaAATTTATCattgttaaatataaataaaaaataaaatcactatgatatttatcactattaaatatatataaaaaataaaatcactataatatataattaaaaaataaaattactataatatttatcactattatatataaataaaaaataaaatcactataatatttatcactattaaatataaataaaaaataaaatcactataatatataaataaaaaataaaattactataatatttatcactattatatatataaaaataaaatcattataatatttatcactattatatataaataaaaaataaaattactataatatttatcactattatatataaataaaagataaaatcactataatatttatcattattaaatataaataaaaaaataaaatcactattatatataaataaaaaataaaattactataatatttatcactattatatatataaaaataaaatcattataatatttatcactattatatataaattaaaaataaaattattataatatttatcactattatatataaattaaaaataaaatcattataatatttatcagtattatatataaaaataaaataaaatcactacaatatttattaatattataaaattactataatatttattactaaaaataaaattattataatatttatgaaaccCACACCTTTTCTAACTAACTATCTAAAAGTTAATaactcaacatatttcatatattcaaataatttaaaatactcTCAATGAAGCCCACAAATTCATTCTAATTTCTATTCataattattcacaaatatttttaacacttttcaaTATTCTCGCTACCCGTAGTGTAAAAATTGTAATTCTATCGTTtctctaaaaaagaaaataagcagAGACTCGAGGAAGCACCATTTTATCCATCTCGGATAAAGTCCTCCTTTTCCATCCCTCTACTTCGCGACAGAAAATCAATGGCGGCAATTGAAGCTGCACTTCCTATCTTCTCAGTCTGCTCTTCTTCTTTTAAACTCCCTTTTTCCTCTAACAAAGTACTCTGCAAAAAACTCCGTAATTTTACTCCTATCCCCATTCTTTTTCCCAATTATCCGCTTTCTCCTCTCCCACTCGTCGTCAACAAACCCTCAAGAAACAACCTCTGCTTTGAACTATGTTCTGCGCTGCAGGAAGTCGTGTTAGAAGAGGAAGCAGAGCAAGCCGAGGGATCCAACCCGAAGAGCAAGCTTTACCTGGTCAATCTTCCCTGGTCTCTCTCTGCTACGGACATCAAGAACCTCCTGGGCCAGTGCGGAACTGTAAAGGACATTGAGGttctaaaatcttctttcaTTTTAGTGTCACTTCGAATATCAAATGGGTTTGAATATTTTCTAGTTCGAACTTTTGGATTTTGATACAATGTAAATTTGATTAATGGGTTTTCATTCCACGTATTGGAAAGTGTAGATAATAAAGCAGAAAAATGGGAAGAGCAGAGGCTTTGCCTTCGTGACAATGGCGTCTGCTGAAGAAGCACAGGCTGTGATTGATAAGTTTAACTCTTATGTAAGTTGTTTTGGTATATATTCCATCTAccaatatatatgcatacacacatatatttgttctgtttgctctttattttatagTTGATATGTGTACTCTGTCATATATTTTGACATAAATTTAATTACTGCAGAAGCCtgttcttctcctcctcctcctccttcttcttaaATAAGTAGTTGAACCTCATTAATAgtcaaaaagatattttttcaaGTGCACGGGGAGTATGCACGGTATACTCGTGATTAGGAAAGGAGAGTAATAAAAGTTCGGATAACTAGAAATGGAAAATCCTGAATTGGATCCCAAATTGAcgaggaaaaacaaaattctgcagtcatacaatttttaaaagtttataaagAAAACATCCTTGACTTCTACAACCGTCTTCTCACAATCCACGAAAGTCCTGTCATTCCCCTTCCCTTCATATGCACCATATGACACTAAACGGGATCAGCTTCCATAAGAGAGAGCTATCAAACCTGCCTCTCCAACATGCCTAGAGGTCTAACACTCTACACCCTATCCCAATTGAGCTTGAATAACTCAAAAAATAGTGTTCTGCAAAGCACTGGGCACCTCTTAGGTGGTTGATTATCTTCCTGCTCCTCTTAGTCACGCGACACCAATTTACTATTCTAATTTGTCTCTGTTTGGACAGTCATGTGCCTTCCAGATAAACTCAACATCACACTGGTAAAAGCCATTCGAAAAAGTTAAATGATCTGCCTCTGAAGCTTTCTTTTCTTcgttttttgataggtaaagaTTTTTTAGAATGCACAAAAGCACAACCCAAGTACATGGGGTAAAAAATTGAAACACTAGGGgaagaaaaagatacaagaaagtcatgtagATTCTGCCCATTAGGCACAGTCCACATGAGAAgagtattaataaaaaaatgttaggCTCCTCCAATATTCATCCGTGATCTTCAAACATTATGTTATTCATTTCCTTCCAAACGCACCGAGGCATGTAGGAACCCATCTTCCATACTCTTTTGATGCCTCTAAAGCTTTCTAAGccaaagaatacaaaaaaatccaGATAAACTACCGTTAAATCCATATCATCACACCACACATCAGGCTATAACCAACCCCATTCACACCCATACATCCACGGCAACCTCCAATAACTCTCACTTTCTGAAGCATAACACCCTGACCACTTCCCTAACAAAACTTGATTAAAAAAGCTACGGTTCCTAACCCCCAAACTACCCTGGGAAACATAACCcccaaatctgaaattttaaatGATGTGTACGTGCCCTTAAATATGTGTTGATTGCTTTATTTTAATGTGGGTCCAATTCATCTGTTCAAATAAGTTTCTGTTTAGTAGTAACTCTGGGAAtgtgatttatatattaaaaggtTGTTCTTTTGGAACTATATTATCTAGTTTTTTCAGTTCAATTTTCTTGCATAACTAGcaatgaaaggaaaattaatTTCTCGAGAATGCTTACCTTGATaactgagagagagaagggagagagtcACATATCCCAAGTGCCACCACATTGGTGTAGCCACATGAATGCTACTTGGCTGCTACTTTTACTCTAGACAACATATTTTTCAGACCATTATCGTTTTGTTGTTTACTTATCTTTAATATTCCTCCATCTTTGTTGGTCGCTCATCTTTTCCTTCTAGTGCCTTTACTTGAATCAGATTGCACCCTTGACTGTAGTCTATCATCGTTGTTTCTCATGGCCATAAATGTACGTTTTATGCAGTCTGGAGGCTTAGTTTGAAATCAAGTGAGATAGTTCAAAGATTTTGCTACAGATGTGGCACATGTACAGATCAATTTGAACTCATCCAAACTGGTTGTTTCTTTGTAATTGGGGGAAATGAACTAAAATGAGTCACTCGATGgtttaatcaaaatattttctttacattATATATGCCAGTATCCAATATTTGTGGAGATATATGATCGCAAAGACTAAAAATGAGCTAATGACCATGTTTCCTTCTGATTTTACTTGCATATGGGAAAATCTCTGTTAACTCAAACTTTTATGGTGCAGGAAATATCGGGTCGGAAAATAAGGATAGAGTTGTCAAAGAGATTCAAGAAGCCTTCTCCTCCACGTCTTGAAGCTCCCGCTGCTGGAGAGACACGCCATAAAATTTATGTGTCAAATCTTGCATGGAAAGCAAGATCTACTCATCTTAGAGATTTGTTCTCTGAAAACTTCAAACCAGTTTCAGCCAGGGTTGTCTTTGATGCCCCTTTAGGGAGATCTGCCGGTTATGGCTTTGTCTCTTTCGCTACACAGGAGGAAGCAGAGGCTGCAATTTCCGCTTTGGATGGGAAggtgagaaagaaaatgattcgTGTTGTTGACTTTTTTACTTTGTTCTATAATCTTTCTCTACTTAAGTTTGGATGACATGTCCCTTTAGATTACCAGGTTGGATGGTTTGTGGTTGTTTCGGTTAATTGggtaatattaaattatatctaCACAATAATTTCTGGTGTAACTTTATTTTAGTACTTTGTGTGTGTAGAAGTTCTCCATAGATTTATTCTTATATTCATTGGGCTTGGGATTTCTTTAGGTTAAGCCTCGCCATATATGAGGTTAAAAGCTCTTAGGTTGGTTGCTTTAACATAATATCAGAGCccattttggttcttttttaactttatggGCCAGAAtggttcttttttgttttagttttgttaTGCTATCAGGCTGTTTGTCCATGTTTCTCTTTAAATTGGGAAGATGTGAGAGGAGTCATTAAGGAATTCTCCATTTTATTTCTTGCTGTGGGTTTATGTTGAGTCTTTCCACCTCCAGGAAAGACTCAACATAAATGAATGATgtaaaagtataaataaattattttctaatttgtgTAATTCATGGAGGGAAAGAATGTATACATTCAAGTATTGTAGACAATGATCTAAGCCTTTGTGATCTGATCTGCATTCCatttttaatcaataatttccttttttGGCATTTTCTCTTTGTGGTGGTTTTGACTTTTGTGTATGtgtttttgggatttttttctCTGGGGTGCCGATCCCCCCGCGcgcgcgcgggggggggggggggggggggggggggggggggggggggggggggggcttgtGTTATATGCTTCCAAAAAAGGCAGATTTCTTTAATAGTCATTtgccaaaatttcttttccagAATAAAAGTTTTTTCATTCTTGCTTTTAAATGTTGGAGGTTTTCAGTGACTAAGATTATGAAATTGGTTCATAGCCTCTGATGGAAACAATAACAATCAGAAAGTATGAAGGAGTGGCAAAAAATTGGAGCTTAGAGAGTTATGATTAGAACATCGGCAATAAGGGTTTATCAAAGGGAGTTTTGAGTTGATATCTGAAGGAACTTAGGGTTTACAAATTTAATGGCTGGTTTGTTCCAATTACTAATCTATGATCAGTTTTAACCATCATTGTTCTTGATTTGTGTGCTCATAGGAACTTGAATTGATCACTTCTTTCTGTTGGTGCCATAGGATTAATTTCTTCCTTTCTAGTCTTCTTGCTTCCATGTACCTGTTCTTCCTTTGCTTGGGAAAACAACACATTGAAAATTACATCCATATCTATGTATTTCCCTTATTTTTACAGGTACTGGGGATGAGGGTCCACAATTTTATTACTGATAACCTAGTAAATTACATACCTACCCTTGGCCTTGCTGGTTGCCATCTCCTTCTACAGAAAGAGTTACTGCTTACAGAGGGATATGGTAGATATTGTGCTTCTTAGTGATGTAGTTTAGCAAAAGAAATTGCATTTATACATAAAGTAATTGAGAAAATTGATAATTCGTGTTTGGGTCTACAGACTAATGGCTGGTTTGTAGAGGGTTTGAATTAACAATACATGCTTAGTCTTAACCATAATGGTGCTCGATTTGTGTGATTGTAGGAACTTGACTTAGTAGGGGCAATGGGTTTAGTATTATAGCTTTCCTGTTGGGTTTAGAAAAACCTAAGCCTGTTGACTGTGTCTAGTGGGAGGGAGGAGGGTCAACAATTGTGTCGTCCACATATCCATCCGTAGTGACTTAGAAAGACATGCACTTTGAGCTTTGCAAGTTCCTTTCTGCATCTATGAATCTTATTCTTCTGGCTTGAACTTATTCATTGAAGAACATCATTCCATCAGCGATGGAGTGAGGGAGGGACGGAGATTTTATTTGTCATCTGAGCATATGTTTATTTCCCCGCCGAATTATCATCCGAAGTTATCTTTGCAAATGAATCTGGAATCATACTAATACGTGAGTCCTTCATGACTCCTCTTGCAGGAACTGATGGGCAGACCACTTCGTCTGAAATTCAGTGAAAAGAATGTTAATGAAGCTGGAATTGAAAAGGAAGAAGACTTATCTGAGGGTCAACAGGAAGAGCTGTAGATCCATAGACATCCTTTCGTCATCTTTATGCTTGGGTTACTTGTTTAGAGTAACCTGGCTGAGCTCCAATATTTGGCTGTACTGCCCGTGAAAGTGATGGAAGGTCTTATCTTTGGTCTGTATATTTTCCGCCTTCATGATTCttttctattataattttgagtaCTGTATAGTAACAGTTacctttttcatcattttttcccaCCCGTATCTTCTTGATCGTGTCAGTGTTCTAACATACAATTCCTGCTTTATTCCAGATTTATAggtagaaatttattttttctactatTATTGCTCAAAGAAAGCTCTTTTCTGGTGTTACATGTTGATATTATTCTCTGAGTACGTTTTTAGCAATGTTTGGTGTTATGAAGATTGTGAGATCGCTGTTAGACTTAAgtcattatgtttaattctcttCATGTATGGATGGCAGCGTACCATCTTTTTTGGTCCGACAGCTTTATAGGTTTCATTTAATTGTGTTCTTTTTCCTCGTCCCGTCTCTATAGTTTGATGTTTTCTATTATATACATCCTGGGAGCTCTTTATTTCAATAGGATAATATTTGTACGTTTTACTAAATAAAATTTGCGGCATGCATTATTACAGGTTCTTCACTATACCAGAAGAATAAGACGTTTGAGATTAAACCAATTCCAATGTTTTGatccattttttgtttattatattatttactttcttAATGGTTTTTTTACTTGTAAGTTACTTTAGGTATGCTTTCTCATATGCATATATGTGGTTTTTGGCTGTCTTGTAGATTGATTTCTTGTATGTTTGACTTATTCTCATGAGTCATGAGATTGTTCATTTGTTCtgtactttattttttgttgcctCAAAATAAGATTGACTATTTCTTGGTATTTCTTTCTTCAATCTGATTACATTTAGTAGCACGAGTGGTGTTGTGGATTGAAATTCTTGTCATATCTTCTTTAAATTAACATCATAAGAACAAGACAACATAAGATGGTTAGTTTCTCAACAGATCAGTTTTCTTCGTTTGATGATggtgagattattttttattttattgatagatTCCCTATAAATCTTATCCAACTCTAAGGTTTAAAGTGGGAGAGGGACATAAGAAACGAGTcttataattttgattattatcCATAtgaattcaaacaaaataaattttcaattaatgttgtgtaatatatttcatatatctttttatattggCACAAGTTGTTTGAGAACAAAGTTTCGACTAATCTCGGAGTTGCAAAGATTTTTGTTAAGGAGTTTCTTGCAAGTGCACGTTGGGTAATAGGCCTGTGCAAAATACCCGTTGGGCCGCACAACCTGCACAATCCAAATGAGTCGAACCCGCTAAAGTCGGGTTGAGTAAATGTCGGTTTCGACATCCATCCAATCCGACTAATATCAAACGGAACCCGACTCAAAATCTATTGTAGTGAAAAAGCGAAGCCCCTCTCTATTTTCTCGCTTCCGTTACTCTCTGCTGGGTCTGGATTGTGAGAAAAGTTAGGAATCAAGGTGTTGATCATGAGGCTGTTCTTGAGGTTGTTACTCCTCTCGTAGAGCTTGAACCCTTGTTGCTTCTTTTGTGCAGTCTTGATGGGAGGTATGCTATGGTTCTTGGAGTCAGATCTAGCACCTTTGAGCCGTCGTCCATGATGACAAAATGCGACCCTCGCCACAGCAAGCTGACAGATTCCTGCCAGATTGTAAACCAACGATCCACTCCTTTGGCCCTCTTAAAAAAATTCGGTGTATTATatacttaaaatatttgttttatatttatttttgagacTTTCATTCGCTTTTCTCCTCGGACTCAAGCTTTTTAAAGCTATGCATCGTAGTGGAGTGAAAAAGCAACAAATGATAACTGAGTACAAATTTCTGATTTTGGGCTGGAGAACTTTTTGGTATCTATTTGGGTTTTTGGGCTGTTTATTTTGTGTTATGAAGAATCAAGAATGGGATTGCTTCAGGTCGCACTTCTATTTCATCAGATCttgtaagtttttttctttttggcatttaggaaatatttttatgtttcctGATTTATGTTGGTTTTATCTGTGTTTGTTTAGTGGGAAAATGGAGGAAAGCATGATGACAATGATgttaaaattgtattattttttttctttttcgtaatCTCAAAGAAGATGACTTCAAATCAATTGTTGAGTCGAGGAGGAAAGGCCGAATAATCCCAACATCTTGGAGGAGGAATGAGGAAGTTTGGGCAGAGTTTGCAGACAGAGATGACGGTTATGGCCCGACCCGAATCGATCGGGTCGGACCGGGTTGGGTTGGCGCCTTTTGATAAAAGTTTCGGGTCGGATCGGGTCCAAACTTGGCTTGGACAcatcgggttgcaggcctatcGGGTAATTTAAGGTTTATGCATCAATCACCATTGAGTAATCCTAGGGGTACACAGGCCTACATTTATTTCTCTCACTATAAGCCTCAAGTTTTTTCATccatcaaacttttttttttcattgttaagaaaattatatatattatatatggttttttttaagGCCATTGTAACGGTCACATATGATCTTCAGATTTGCCTCTTAAATGTTTATCCACTTCATCTGTTAGTATTAATAACCTTTTAAGTGGTTAGTTGGTGAATGATAGTTCTTGGCCACAATATGGTGACAATGTACTTGTAGTGAGGAAATGTATTCTAATACCGTATCATATGCTTGTTTGGACACAcatataattctaatttttctataaaattttcataatttcactTTAAAACATCAcccaaacacaaaatacttttcaattttaaattttaaactttttatctaatcattacctaatcattatttaaacataaaaattaatacgatttttacaaaatttcaaaacaaaaataatataaaaaataatttttaaattttataatatttttatttctcatttctcaaaaaccaataaaatatatgcgctattcacaaaattttaagaTACTCAAGTGCCGAACTATGCcctgtcattttattttatatactgtTCCTGAAACTTTCTTGGCTATGTAAAGCATATGCGAGAGGAGAAGCATCTCTAACACCATCTACCAGTCCAACAAAAACTAGAtcaaagaagggaaaaaaaaagtctagtCAAGCTGTTGATCACTGGTAAAAATGGTCTCAAAACTTTCATTAGCAAAAACACATTATCTGGACCACTGCCGCCCTTGGACCAGTGCCTTCATGTGTCCATTTTAGACTGTATTCGAGTTCATCCAAGTTCCAACTTTTGTAACCGGAAGGAAGTGATTACCACTGGCTTGTTTTCTCGTAATAAGggtaattagttttaaaatgtataaatttcatttaaaaaatagttgcatgtacaaattatttttccagATCAAATTGGTAGGTTGGAGATGCAGTTGATATGAATAGGTGGTTGGGAGGGGTaatattagggttttgtttgtGGGCATTGAATGGAGCGGAGCTGTCACAAATTCATGGTCGGGAGGTATGACTGTTTAAATTGATATGAGCTGCTGTCATTTCGATATAAATTATTGATCGCCATTACTTTAGAAGGGCTGGTGTTTATGATATCTCTCTATCAGAAAATGTGGGGATATTATGTCTCCAGTGACATAATTTCTTGATGTTCAATTCGGACAAATAGGCAAACTGACAAACTAGCCTATTTAGGAcactctttgtttctttttttagtattaatatatctacctataattttagttatatttttatttataagactctttattttaacattctattttttaattttaaattttatgatttttaatgtaACAATAACTGATAtgtgaataaataaattt
It contains:
- the LOC121235475 gene encoding 28 kDa ribonucleoprotein, chloroplastic-like; the encoded protein is KENKQRLEEAPFYPSRIKSSFSIPLLRDRKSMAAIEAALPIFSVCSSSFKLPFSSNKVLCKKLRNFTPIPILFPNYPLSPLPLVVNKPSRNNLCFELCSALQEVVLEEEAEQAEGSNPKSKLYLVNLPWSLSATDIKNLLGQCGTVKDIEIIKQKNGKSRGFAFVTMASAEEAQAVIDKFNSYEISGRKIRIELSKRFKKPSPPRLEAPAAGETRHKIYVSNLAWKARSTHLRDLFSENFKPVSARVVFDAPLGRSAGYGFVSFATQEEAEAAISALDGKELMGRPLRLKFSEKNVNEAGIEKEEDLSEGQQEEL